TCAATGGTGGCTGTAACTCTAACAAGGATTGGACATGTCACCACCCGCAGACAATTTCTGAAAAATATGTCTTTGAAAGTTGTGATACTCGGACACTTGAGCAAGAAGATATTACAttgataattattttaaaaagaccatTTATTAATGTATCTGGAACACTTACAATTCAGAATGGGCCAGTAACGTTACTTGAAATGAAATACTGCTTTAGCTTGGAATTGCCCTATGGGTGGTTCCTCCCCCCCGAAAGTCAGCCCCATGGCTTCCTCACTCCAGCCACCATTCCCGCTCTTCCCACCCCTACTTTAACAAAAACTCTCACTGCTGTATTCACAACCCATAGCTTACAGGGCCTTCTTGGTGGAGAAACGCACTCCCCACTTACCAAGGCTGCAAGAGCTGCATATACtaatatttttctccctcctctagTTTAAATTCATTGCTCGAGTTCCACTTAGccacaaaaaaagagaaactcAAGACTGCCGCCAAccctttttgtcctatgtttTATAATGGCAGAGGCAGAGCCATCAATCCCTCTTAATACCTTGTTTACCATTTtctaaaaatgccagtgttaagTCTTCAAAATGCAATGCAACATACACAAAAaaaggcagggggagtggggcttaacATGAAGATCAGACCTTTATCAAAACAGTTAGTAAAACTATGACAAGACTAAATAAGACTATAAATTTAAACCATTCAGATGTGTATGGCATTAAACTGACAGGCAAAATATTCCTGGATTAAGTGTGTCCTTTGAAAGGCAGTACAGGGAAAATAGTAATAACAACTTTGTTTTTCTACAGGCCACATATGCATTGATGCAGGCACATTTTCTGCAAAGCTGAAGGTACTACTACATCATACACCGTGGTCAAGTCTCCTCTCTTAGGCACTCCTACGGAAGTAGGCTTTGCATCACATTACATGCTCTATGGAAGCTGCTATCAGTTCTTAAAACACAGATTAATTCTCCCATCTCAAATCATTTCAAGATTACTAGGGCCTTCCTAGATCTGCTTGTGTGTCTGAAATGCTTGTGTTTCCTACATTTAGGCTTAACACAACTTGGTCAATTGCATTGCTTACATgtcaacataaaaataaataaaaacacttatATAGTCAAGCCTCTTACCCTTCTATGTGCATCAAGGGGAAACATTAAAACTTGCCCTGACAGCATgctaattttgtttgtttacatataCACTGAATTCTTATCTTGAGAACTAACGGCCTGAACATTCATTTCAGGATTGATTCTGATTAAACAAAGGAGTGAATAAAAGGAGAAAGAATGTAGTTTCCCCTCCAATTTTCAAATTAAGATGTGGCAAAGCACATGTTGAACAATACCATTCCAACTCAAAAATTGGCAGTCAACTCCTTCCTCCTTTAGAGGCTTCAAATTATAAAGTTTGAATGGCAAAGTTACTTTCAAGTACATGCTTGAAAATATATTAAGCCATCCATATACCCCATCCTTAAGTAAATCCAACCTCATCAAAAGTTTCCTTAAAAATGGTGAGTTAAGATACTGCAACACCATGGAGGTTAAACAAGTTATAAAAGCCTGTCAGGGTCTTGATTAAAGCTGAAGTCACACACCAAAGACAGATGGTCTGAAGGGTAATTGAAGGATGGCAGCCTGTTGGGTCCAATTTGTTCTTCAGTCAGCAAGCCAAGAGCAGAGTTTACATTTAAGGCATGCTGGGAATACCAGATATAATCCAGTGTGTGCCTGCACTCTCCAGAGGGCCGGATCTTCCATGTAGTGTAAGGAGGCTCTGATTGCCCATCTGCACTCAGCAGCTTGTAAGCACTATTCAGGTTGAGACTGGAGTTAGAGAATTCCTTGTAAACTTCTTCGCTGGGTTCTGCATTGAAGTCTCCACAGATTATTAGAGGGATCTCTGCTCCTTGAGTAATATTTTTTAGGTTCTGTAGAAGATCGCAGCCTTGTGCTGATCGAAATCTCTCCCAGCCAGTACGGGCTTTCAGATGAGTGACTGCAATGCAGAACAGCTTCCCAGTTTCAGTGCATCTCAGCGTCTGGGCTATGGCCACTTGGTTGGTTTTTAGCTTCATTGCAGTTAGACGGATATTAACACTGCTGATCAAAGTAAAGCGGTCCTTGAGAAAAAACAAGGCACACCCATCTGGCCCATTGTTATGTTCCACATCTAAACAAGGGGACCATGGCTTAGGGAAGAAAGTACACTGGTAGCCTAGCCGACTAAGGAGTGGCTGAAAGGTATCAAAAAAATGGTCCACTTCTTGCAAGC
This sequence is a window from Gopherus evgoodei ecotype Sinaloan lineage chromosome 5, rGopEvg1_v1.p, whole genome shotgun sequence. Protein-coding genes within it:
- the NOCT gene encoding nocturnin isoform X3, which produces MLEEEPAAAAACSMGNSTSRLYSTLAKTLNSSAAAQHREYLEQSDSEQLDPIDPKDLLQECQAVLQKRPPRLQRDFVDLRADFTSSHHPIRVMQWNILAQALGEGKDNFVQCPMEALKWEERKCLILEEILAYQPDILCLQEVDHFFDTFQPLLSRLGYQCTFFPKPWSPCLDVEHNNGPDGCALFFLKDRFTLISSVNIRLTAMKLKTNQVAIAQTLRCTETGKLFCIAVTHLKARTGWERFRSAQGCDLLQNLKNITQGAEIPLIICGDFNAEPSEEVYKEFSNSSLNLNSAYKLLSADGQSEPPYTTWKIRPSGECRHTLDYIWYSQHALNVNSALGLLTEEQIGPNRLPSFNYPSDHLSLVCDFSFNQDPDRLL